Proteins encoded in a region of the Solanum dulcamara chromosome 9, daSolDulc1.2, whole genome shotgun sequence genome:
- the LOC129903519 gene encoding uncharacterized protein LOC129903519: MLPKLISENQSGFVKGRLITKSVLLGQEIVQGISEHNTGGNVVIKLDMAKAYDEMDWSFIIAVLRRFGFSEGQGLKQGDPLSPSLLILDAEVFSRMLNSLYQKNDFIPFSMSTKGSNINHLSYADDIVIFSSENSRSLKLIMKQIHKYEKSSGQRVNDDKSFFLTSPKAGSYKINRISDITYFRNKDFPFTYLGYPIYIGRKKVEYFDNMLSKVVIRSNGWQGNMLSNDGRMILIKQVLQSLPIDTMTTLKPPKSIINLMEKHFARLPSGDPLGNVLGKMCLQEWEPNDHVFS; this comes from the exons ATGCTTCCTAAACTAATATCAGAAAATCAGAGTGGATTTGTGAAAGGAAGACTCATCACTAAAAGTGTTTTACTTGGTCAAGAAATTGTGCAAGGCATTTCTGAGCATAACACAGGGGGGAATGTAGtgatcaaacttgacatggccaaggcttatgatgaaatggattggTCCTTTATTATTGCTGTTCTAAGGAGATTTGGATTTTCAGAAG GTCAAGGGCTTAAACAAGGTGATCCACTATCACCATCTCTATTAATCTTGGATGCTGAAGTATTTAGCAGAATGTTGAATAGCTTATATCAAAAAAATGACTTCATCCCATTCTCTATGAGCACCAAGGGGTCCAATATTAATCATCTTTCCTATGCAGACGATATTGTGATTTTCAGCAGTGAAAATAGTAGATCCTTGAAATTAATCATGAAGCAGATCCATAAGTACGAGAAGAGCTCTGGCCAGAGGGTCAATGATGATAAAAGCTTTTTCTTAACTTCTCCTAAAGCTGGTTCTTACAAGATCAACAGAATCTCTGATATTACCTATTTTAGGAACAAAGACTTCCCTTTCACTTATCTTGGATATCCTATTTACATTGGTAGGAAGAAGGTCGAATACTTCGATAATATGTTATCAAAGGTTGTGATAAGGTCTAATGGTTGGCAGGGTAATATGTTATCCAACGATGGTAGGATGATTCTGATCAAACAAGTGCTCCAATCTCTCCCAATCGACACTATGACTACTCTGAAACCTCCTAAAAGCATTATAAATCTCATGGAAAAGCACTTTGCAAG GTTACCCAGTGGTGATCCTTTGGGAAATGTGTTAGGAAAGATGTGCTTGCAAGAATGGGAACCAAATGATCATGTCTTTAGCTAA
- the LOC129903520 gene encoding uncharacterized protein LOC129903520, which translates to MATKVFGISELSTQCFWRDNYQGIVIANDDQQLTINLKKNGGTTDLFVTAIYAKCTANERKDLWQSLENLNPFIDGPWCIGANFNVILDPEEKLAGNAIWILSIKLSQLSKNSIGDVYEQVNDWENKVQIRKEMDLNNNDFQSMEDLNKTQAESMKWLTMQESLLKQKSQINWFEEGDLNTRYFHNTIKDRKRKLHLHRIKNHRGRWIQGDDKIGRAAVRHFKKFFNLKKATVNNKILDHTPNVINNEDNTLLVSILNEEEIKNTIFNMSVHSTAGPDGYNGAFYQSCWHIIKEDVIAFV; encoded by the exons ATGGCTACAAAAGTTTTTGGGATTTCAGAATTGTCAACCCAATGTTTCTGGAGGGACAATTATCAGGGCATTGTTATTGCTAATGATGATCAACAACTTACtataaatttgaagaaaaatggAGGAACCACTGATCTTTTTGTTACGGCTATCTATGCTAAGTGCACTGCTaatgaaaggaaagacctttgGCAGAGTTTAGAAAATCTAAACCCCTTCATTGATGGACCTTGGTGCATTGGAGCAAACTTCAATGTGATTCTAGATCCTGAAGAAAAGTTGGCAG GTAACGCCATATGGATTCTAAGCATCAAATTAAGTCAGTTGTCCAAAAATTCTATTGGTGATGTGTATGAGCAGGTGAATGACTGGGAAAATAAAGtgcaaataagaaaagaaatggaTTTAAACAACAACGACTTTCAATCCATGGAGGATCTTAATAAGACTCAAGCTGAATCTATGAAGTGGCTTACTATGCAAGAGTCCTTATTGAAGCAAAAGTCTCAAATAAATTGGTTCGAGGAAGGTGACCTCAACACTAGGTACTTTCATAACACTATCAAGGATAGAAAGAGAAAACTCCATCTACACAGAATCAAAAATCATAGAGGAAGATGGATTCAGGGGGATGACAAGATTGGAAGAGCTGCAGTTAGACATTTCAAAAAGTTTTTCAACCTAAAAAAGGCTACAGTGAACAATAAGATCCTAGATCACACCCCTAATGTCATCAACAATGAAGATAATACTCTGTTAGTCTCTATCCTTAATGAAGAAGAGATCAAGAACACTATTTTTAATATGAGTGTTCATAGTACTGCAGGCCCTGATGGGTACAATGGTGCTTTTTATCAAAGTTGCTGGCATATTATTAAAGAGGATGTTATTGCATTTGTCTAA